In Amycolatopsis jiangsuensis, the following proteins share a genomic window:
- a CDS encoding class I adenylate-forming enzyme family protein: MLSQVAALRPGRPAVTWGERCLSWSELDRRSDALAWVLRAHRAGVGDRVALLMRNRPELLEGMYAAFKAGMVIVPLNATLSATEVAYHLRNSGAAVLITDEHGAAEAGDVGVSVVATGEQYEGLLAEYTHKPPKTVDVGPETIAWLFYTSGATGRPKGAMLTHGGLAFIVASWLADLTPMDEHDVTLHAAPLSHGAGFHALAAVARGAHQVIPTAEWFDPREILELMRRTRVTNTWLVPTQITMLSDYLDGADPQLPHLRHVVYGGAPFPPTEFAAAVRAFGPVLVQLYGPGEAPMTISWLPAAAHPEPDGADVTTLRSAGWPRPGMDVRIVDPETGAELGTGEVGEVTAAGPAVMAGYWKRPDETAKTLHDGWLHTGDLGSIDEHGRLFLLDRSKDLIITGGSNVYAVEVERALLENAGVAEVAVIGTPDRTWGETVTAVVVPAGEQADELPEELAAHARVQLASYKVPWRFELVDVIPRNAHGNVDKRALRERFNRP; the protein is encoded by the coding sequence ATGCTGAGCCAGGTCGCGGCGCTGCGGCCCGGCCGGCCGGCCGTGACGTGGGGTGAGCGATGCCTTTCGTGGTCCGAACTCGACCGCCGCTCCGACGCGCTCGCCTGGGTCTTGCGAGCGCACCGAGCCGGGGTGGGGGACCGGGTCGCGTTGCTGATGCGCAACCGTCCTGAATTGCTGGAAGGGATGTACGCCGCGTTCAAGGCGGGCATGGTCATTGTGCCGCTGAATGCGACGCTCTCGGCCACGGAGGTGGCCTACCATCTTCGCAATTCGGGCGCGGCGGTGCTGATCACGGACGAGCACGGAGCGGCCGAAGCCGGTGACGTGGGCGTTTCCGTGGTGGCGACCGGCGAACAGTACGAAGGTCTGCTGGCCGAATACACGCACAAGCCGCCCAAGACCGTGGACGTCGGGCCGGAGACGATCGCGTGGCTGTTCTATACGTCCGGGGCGACCGGCCGGCCCAAGGGTGCGATGCTTACGCACGGGGGTCTCGCGTTCATCGTGGCCTCGTGGCTGGCGGATCTCACGCCGATGGACGAGCACGATGTGACGCTGCACGCCGCTCCGCTCAGCCACGGCGCCGGGTTCCACGCGCTCGCGGCGGTGGCACGTGGGGCGCACCAGGTGATCCCCACGGCCGAATGGTTCGATCCGAGGGAGATCCTCGAGCTTATGCGGCGTACCCGGGTGACCAACACGTGGCTGGTACCGACGCAGATCACGATGCTCTCCGATTATCTCGACGGTGCCGACCCGCAGCTCCCGCATCTGCGTCACGTCGTGTACGGGGGCGCTCCGTTCCCGCCGACCGAGTTCGCCGCCGCAGTGCGGGCATTCGGCCCGGTACTGGTGCAGTTGTACGGGCCGGGCGAGGCGCCGATGACCATCAGTTGGCTGCCGGCGGCGGCTCACCCTGAGCCGGACGGGGCCGATGTGACCACGTTGCGATCGGCCGGGTGGCCCCGGCCTGGGATGGACGTGCGGATCGTCGACCCGGAGACCGGTGCCGAACTCGGCACCGGTGAGGTCGGCGAGGTCACGGCGGCGGGCCCGGCGGTCATGGCGGGCTACTGGAAACGGCCGGACGAAACCGCGAAGACGTTGCACGATGGCTGGCTGCACACCGGTGATCTGGGAAGCATCGACGAGCACGGGCGGCTGTTCCTGCTCGACCGGTCCAAGGATCTCATCATCACCGGAGGCTCGAACGTGTACGCGGTGGAGGTCGAAAGGGCGCTGCTGGAGAACGCCGGCGTGGCCGAAGTAGCGGTGATCGGTACGCCGGACCGGACCTGGGGCGAGACTGTGACGGCGGTCGTGGTCCCGGCCGGAGAACAGGCTGACGAGCTGCCGGAAGAGCTCGCGGCGCACGCGCGTGTGCAATTGGCGTCGTACAAAGTGCCGTGGCGCTTCGAACTTGTCGACGTGATCCCGCGCAACGCCCACGGGAACGTCGACAAACGCGCGCTGCGCGAGCGTTTCAACCGACCCTGA